The Motacilla alba alba isolate MOTALB_02 chromosome 27, Motacilla_alba_V1.0_pri, whole genome shotgun sequence genome includes a window with the following:
- the RAMP2 gene encoding receptor activity-modifying protein 2 isoform X2: MAPRTHMSSGRLSPGLLLLCVLLGTGLCHTDAMTTSFSQDTGTSPPTAPSNRTAQLMERNYTVITQHCWDYFVYLMSSVMPSELCEWKVISRPYSELQRCLEEWAERLNHSYPNALAEQYIFQSHHRYFHNCTLEHPVYFDPPEDVLLAMIMAPICLIPFLVTLVIWRSKDGKAQA; encoded by the exons ATGGCACCGCGCACGCACATGAGCTCCGGCCGCCtctccccagggctcctgctgctctgcg tgctcctggggacaggcCTTTGTCACACGGACGCCATGACAACGAGCTTCAGCCAGGACACTGGGACAAGCCCACCCACGGCCCCGTCCAACAGGACAGCCCAGCTCATGG AGAGGAATTACACCGTCATCACGCAGCACTGCTGGGATTACTTCGTCTACCTGATGAGCAGTGTGATGCCGTCGGAGCTGTGCGAGTGGAAAGTCATCAGCAG GCCCTACAGCGAGCTGCAGCGCTGCCTGGAGGAGTGGGCAGAGCGCCTCAACCACAGCTACCCCAACGCGCTGGCCGAGCAGTACATCTTCCAGAGCCACCACCGCTACTTCCACAACTGCACCCTGGAGCACCCGGTGTACTTCGACCCGCCCGAAGATGTGCTCCTGGCCATGATCATGGCACCCATCTGCCTCATCCCCTTCCTCGTCACCCTGGTCATCTGGCGCAGCAAGGACGGCAAGGCGCAGGCTTAG
- the RAMP2 gene encoding receptor activity-modifying protein 2 isoform X1 — protein sequence MAQSVLLGDYWMRMPAGFGRMAPRTHMSSGRLSPGLLLLCVLLGTGLCHTDAMTTSFSQDTGTSPPTAPSNRTAQLMERNYTVITQHCWDYFVYLMSSVMPSELCEWKVISRPYSELQRCLEEWAERLNHSYPNALAEQYIFQSHHRYFHNCTLEHPVYFDPPEDVLLAMIMAPICLIPFLVTLVIWRSKDGKAQA from the exons ATGGCACAGTCTGTCCTTCTGGGTGACTACTGGATGAGGATG CCGGCAGGCTTTGGCAGGATGGCACCGCGCACGCACATGAGCTCCGGCCGCCtctccccagggctcctgctgctctgcg tgctcctggggacaggcCTTTGTCACACGGACGCCATGACAACGAGCTTCAGCCAGGACACTGGGACAAGCCCACCCACGGCCCCGTCCAACAGGACAGCCCAGCTCATGG AGAGGAATTACACCGTCATCACGCAGCACTGCTGGGATTACTTCGTCTACCTGATGAGCAGTGTGATGCCGTCGGAGCTGTGCGAGTGGAAAGTCATCAGCAG GCCCTACAGCGAGCTGCAGCGCTGCCTGGAGGAGTGGGCAGAGCGCCTCAACCACAGCTACCCCAACGCGCTGGCCGAGCAGTACATCTTCCAGAGCCACCACCGCTACTTCCACAACTGCACCCTGGAGCACCCGGTGTACTTCGACCCGCCCGAAGATGTGCTCCTGGCCATGATCATGGCACCCATCTGCCTCATCCCCTTCCTCGTCACCCTGGTCATCTGGCGCAGCAAGGACGGCAAGGCGCAGGCTTAG
- the VPS25 gene encoding vacuolar protein-sorting-associated protein 25: MSFVWPWQYSFPPFFTLQPNGETRQKQLSAWCALALAYSQEHRLPAMTVREAQDMPLFANHRLQRKLPLESIQVVLEELRKNGNLEWLDKNKTSFLIMWKRPEEWGKLIYQWVSKNGLTNSVFTLYELVSGDDTEKEEFHGLDEATLLRALQALQQEHKAEIITLDDGRGVKFF, from the exons ATGAGCTTCGTGTGGCCCTGGCAGTACAGCTTCCCGCCCTTCTTCAC GCTGCAGCCCAACGGCGAGACGCGGCAGAAGCAGCTGTCGGCCTGGTGCGCGCTGGCGCTCGCCTACAGCCAGGAGCACCGGCTGCCCGCCATGACGGTGCGGGAGGCCCAGGACATGCCGCTCTTCGCCAACCACCGCCTCCAGC GGAAGCTGCCGCTGGAATCCATCCAggtggtgctggaggagctccGCAAGAACG GGAACCTGGAATGGTTAGAtaagaacaaaaccagctttCTGATCATGTGGAAGAGACCTGAAGAGTGGGGCAAGCTCATCTATCAATGG GTGTCCAAGAATGGCCTGACCAACTCTGTGTTCACGCTGTATGAGCTGGTCAGTGGGGATGACACAGAGAAGGAAG AGTTTCACGGCTTGGATGAGGCCACGCTGCTCCGTGCCCTGCAAGccttgcagcaggagcacaaggCTGAGATTATCACGCTGGATGACGGCCGAGGAGTCAAGTTCTTCTGA